CCGGGATCTGCTGGACTTCGTGCGGATCCGCCAGGGCGGGACGCTCCCCATCCAGCGCCAGCCGGTGTGCCTGGAGGAAGTGGGCCGCACCGCCGTGGACGAGCTGCAGGAGGCACATCCCCGGCGCCAGCTGCTGCTCGAGGCGCGCGGGGAGACGCGCGGGGAGTGGGATCCCGAGCGGTTGATGCAGCTGCTGGGCAACCTGTTGTCCAACGCCCTGAGCCATGGCTCGGAGGAGGCCCCCATCCTGGTGCGCGTGGCCGGAGAGGGCACCCAGGTGGTGCTCGAGGTGGTCAACCAGGGCACCCCCATCCCCGCGGAGCTGCTGCCCCGCATCTTCGAGCCCTTCACGCGCGCGAGCGAGGGGAGCAACGCCCTCAAGGGCGTGGGGCTCGGCCTGTTCATCGTGCACGAGATCGTCGCCGCGCACGGCGGCCACATCGACGTGAGCTCCTCGGCGCAGGTGGGCACGGTGTTCCGGGTGAGGCTCCCCCGGGTGTCCCCCGCCTGAGTCCCGCCCTCAATCCCAGGAGAACGTCACCTCGTTGTCGAGCGGACCGATCTGCCGGCCGGACACCCGCCCATTCTGGATGCCCAGCGTGCGGAACAGGCCCATCAGCCCGCCCTCGTGGTTCATGTAGAGGAGGAAGTCGCGCTTGGTGGTGAGCACGCCGCTCCGGGGCCCCGTCCAGTGCACGATCGCCTCGCCGAAGCTCGACGCCGCCCGGTAGGCCACCGGCATGTTGTTGAGCAGCTGCCTGGGGCCTTCCTTGGTCAGCAGCATGAAGGCCTTGCCCACCACGGAGCCCAGGAACCCGGGCGCGATCCCCGAGGCGATGCGCCGGACCGCGTTGTCGAAGCCGCCGTGCTTCTCGCTCAGCAGCCACGCGGCGCTGTACTGCAACCGCAGGTACTCGCTGACGGGGTAGGTGAAGAAGCTCTTGTAGCTCTTCTCCTTCAGTGACTCGAGGCACCGCTCCATCGCCTCGACGCCCAGGTCCAGGCGCAACACGTCCAGCGTGGTGTGGAAGGACATGCCCCGCACGGTGTCCACGGGCGTGGCCAGCGAGAGTCTCCGCTTCAGCTCCAGCTCCGTTCCGAGGCCCGACTCGGCACCCGGGGAAGTCTGACCATCACTCATCCGAAGCGGGCTCCCGTCTCTCGTATGGACGGAAGAGTGTAGCTGGTCTGGAATGGCCCTTGCCACGGTACTCCGGTACAGGCCGGTGCGACGGAAGGTTGGGGCTCAACCAAGCACGGCGTCACGGACCTCCTGGAGCTCGCCGAAGACGTAGCGCCGCCGCTGCCCGTCATGGCCCAGCCATCGCTGGAGCAGCACGAGGTAGGCCTTGGCCTCGGGAGGCTGGCCGGGCTGGAGGACGAGCTTGAGGTGGTTGAGGCGGCGCAGGAAGACGGGGAGGATTTTGGCGCCGAGCGAGGCGGAGAGCGCTCGCAGGTTGCCCGGGAGGGCCTCGGGGCGAGCGCGCAGGTGGGTATGCCCCAACCAGTCCACGAGGGCGTCCCGCTTGGCGCGCAGGCACAGACCCTGGGTGACGAGCGCGTCCAGCAGCGAGGCCCAGCGCTCGGAGTCGGCCTCGTGCAGGCTGTCGGAGAGGTGGCACTCCACGCCCAGCCTGGGCAGCACGGCCGGGCCCACGTCGAGGCTCAACGCCATGCGCTCCACCCGGCCCGCCACCCGGGCGAGCAGCGCCTCCACGTCGCGGGTGTCTCCGGGCCAGCCGACGCGGGCCAGGTACGCGGGCAGGGTGCCAGGCCCCAGGCCCTGGAGACACAGCCGCACGCCGTCGAAGCGGCGGGAGAACATGGCGCCCACGGCGGACACGTAGCCCCCGGCGGGCAGGGCCGCCAGACACGCCACCACCCGCTCCCGGACGGCGGGCGCGAGCGGCTCGCCCCACAGCAGCGCCAGGGATTCCTCCAGGGCCTCCAGGCGGCGCCAGGCCCGCCGGTCATATTCGATGAAGAAGGAGGGGATGGGCACCGGGGGCGGTGTCCCCTCGACGTCGAACTCCAGGAAGACGTCGCTGAGCTCCTCTTCCAGCAGGGTTCCCGGGGTGTCCCAGCGCGCGCCGAAGCGGCGCAGGCGCTGCCAGACGGGGTGGGCGAAGAGCGAGGAGGGCAGGGCGGTGCCAGCGTCCACGCGGCCCGCGAGCAGGGCGCGGCTGCCATCGCTGGCGAGGAAGCGGACGCCGAAGTCGGCCTGTGCCTCCTCCTTGCCCAACCGGCACTCGAAGCCGGAGGCGGACACGGGCGGCATCAGGCGGGCGAGCCGCTCCAGGTCCGCCAGCGCCGTGGGTGAGATGAGCCGGGGAGAGAGGTAGGGCTCGGCGAGTCTCAGGTACTCATTCAACGCGGTGGACATGCGATTCCCCCGGGCTCGGGAAAAGACAACGGACGGGTGCTCCGGATGCACCCGTCCGTGGTGATGGCAGGTATGCCGTCCTGGTGTGACTACTCCCAGGCCTGCGTGGCGCTCAGCTCCTGCGCGCCGCCGGAGATGAGATCATCCAGCGCCTCGTCGTTGAGCTCGGTGAGGTTGGCGGTCTGCTCGGCGATGTTCTCGTTCATCATGGCATTGCCCTCCCTTGGGTGTGAAACCCCAGACAAGACTCATCATCCGTCCGGGGGCGCCCGGCGGAGAGTCATCCCCGCCGCCGGAAGCGATTCGAAATATGGAGAAAGGCATTTCCAAAGTCAAATCAATCAGCGTCAGGGATGGATGTCTTTGATTGCGTGTGAAAGATCCATGGGCGCGCGAACGGGAAAGACGGGGGAGGTGTGATGTCAGGGATTGCCGCGCGAGCCGGAGCGCGAGGCGGCGAGAAAGTCCACCAGGGCTGACACCACCGTGGCGGTGGTGAAGAGGCGGTTGCGATCCGTCAGCACGGGCAGGAGGAGACAGCCCTCGGGATCCTCCCAGGGCGCATGCACCTCGGGGCGGGGCATCCGCATGATGGGGACGTGCGCCCAGCTCCCATCCGGTTGCTGGGCCCGCAGCAACCACCGGAGGCCGGCGTCGAGCGCGGCGCCGTGGCGGGCGCGTCCTCCATCGAGGAGCAGCACCGGCAGGGCGAGCGCGGTGTGGAAGGCGGCGGCCTCGCTCCCCGTGCCGTTGCCCCAGCCTCCACCGGGTTGCTGCGCCCCCCGCAGCCAGTGGGCGGCGCGCGTCACGGGCCCGGTGTCTCCCAGGAGGAACAGCAACCGCGCCGCGTGCGTGGTGGTGTACGTGCGGCCGTGCCACCAATAGGCTTCCCAGAAGCCCTCGGGCGACTGGCTGTCGCGCAGCAGGCGGGCGCAGGCCTCGAGGACGGGGCGGTGGCGTGGGTCTCCCGCGGCGTGCAGGGCCTCCGCCGCCAGCGCGGTGACACACAGGTGGATGTCACACCAACTGCTGCCCGGGTAGCTGGCCCAGCCATTCAGCGAGGGCCGCTCGGCGGGGCGGTAGGTGCGAAAGCCCCTCCCGGGCTCATCCCAATACCGCAGCAATTGCGCGCACGCCTCCCCGAGCGCCGCGTCCCATTCCGGCGCGCCCCGCCAGTGCGAGAGGAATCGCACCACGTTGGCGGTGGAGTCCGCGTCCGCGGGCGTCGCCAGGCTGAAACCCCACCCACCCCCGGGGTGCGAATGACTCATCAACCAGTCCCGCGCCGGCTCCAGCGTGGCCGGGCCCGCCCCCGCACGGGCCAGGGCCTCGCCGGCATACGCCGTCACCCATTGCGAGCTGATGACGTCCCGGTCTCCCACCACGAAGCGGAAGCGGAAATCCAGCCAGCGTCCATCCGCCGTCCGCGCCTTCTCCAGGAAGCGCACGGCCCTCGCGAGGGCCTCGGTGACAGCGGATTCCCTCGCGTCCTCGTGTTCCAGGCTTGCCTGCATCGGTCCCTCCCCGTGATACGTGTAAGGCCTTACCTCCGATCGGGCATCCCCTGCTTGATATCGCTCGTCCTCCGGGGGCGCTCCTGCTTGTTTGGGATTGCGCTGGAGGGCGATGATTCCTCTCACCGCGAGAGAGGATTCAGCGGGAGGCGCGGGTTTCCGGGAGTCCCCCGAGCCCCCTGTTCCCCGCCGCCCGTGACCATTAAGCTGGCCCGGCGTCACGAGGGACGCGCGTGAGAGAGGCTGTGCATGCGGCGTGGGTGGGCCATCGGAGTGGGAGCGGGAGTGCTGGTCCTGCTGCTGTGGCTCGTCTGGCGGCCCGGGACGTCCCCGGAGCCCACCTCGCCGGCCCCGGGCCCTTCGAGGAGACCCCAGGCGGAGACCCGGGCCACTCCGCGCCTCTGGTCCAACGTCACCCCATCCGAGCCTCGGGGCACGCTGTCCATCCAGGGCCGCGTGGTGGGGCCCTGGGGACCGGTGTCCGGAGCCGTCATCGTCGCCCTCGCACCCGCGCCCCGGGAATGGCCTGACCTGCCCCTTCAGCGTGGCCGGAGGGAGGGGCCGCCGTCGCCTTGCGAGCTGCTCGAGGACGCGCTGCCCCTCCTGGACCTGGCGGCGGAGCTCCGGGGGACGCAGGAGCCGCGGGCTCGCGCGACCACGGATGCCCAGGGGAACTTCCGCCTCGAGGGCCTGGACGGTGGCGCCTTCGCGCTCTGGGCCGAGAGCGGGGAGGGCATCGGCCTGCGGGCGGAGGTGGCCGCCGGCAGCACGGACGTCGAGGTGCGGCTGGGCCCCGGAAGGACGTTCTCCGGCACGGTGTATGACGAGCAGGGCGGGCCGGTCGCGGGAGCGCTCGTCACCACCCTCCAGCGGGACGCGGGACGCTTCGTCGAGACCTTCACGAATGACGAGGGCCGGTTCCTGCTCGGCCCGCTGCCGTGGGGACGCTACGACGTGCTCTTCTCGAAGGAGGGACGGGTGCCCGTGCGGCTGACGCCGGGGCCTCTCGTGCGGGTGACGCTGCCGGCGCCCCGGCGGCTCTCCGGACAGGTGGTGGACGCGCGGGGCGCGGTTCCGGGTGTCACCGTCCAGGCCGAGGGCGGCACGCGCGTGGCTCCCGCGGTCACGGATGTGAAGGGACGGTTCCAGCTGGAGGGACTGTGTCCGGGACGGTACGTGCTGACGGCCAGCCACGCGGAGCGCCATGCCCGGCTGGAGGTGTCCGCGGAGGTGCAAGGGGAGCGGGAGTCGATCGTGCTGCTCCTGCGCAACCGCCTGCGGTTGAGCGGGCGTGTCCTGGGCACCTCGGGCCAGCCCATCGAGAACGCCGAGGTGCTCGTCTTCTCGGAGACGCCGCGGTGGAGCGACGAGGTCCGGACGGACGCGCGGGGCGGCTTCCTCTTCGAGCGGCTCGTCCCGGGAACGTACACGGTGGTGGTCCTGGCCGAGCGCCATGAGCGGCTGGAGGTGCCGCCGCGTCAGCTCCTGGAGTCGCGAGAGCTGCCGCCGCTCACCTTGAAGGAGCGGGAGGTGCGCCCCCGCGCCCAGGCCCAGGAGGGGGCCTCCCTCGAGGTCGAATGGGTGGATGTGACGGGGCAGCCCGTATCCCAGGCCCTCGTCCAGCTCCACCGCGGAGGGCCTTCGGGAGAGACGGCCACCACCGGCAGGGATGGCAGGGCTGTCTTCCAGGGTCTCTCGCCCGGGCGCTACGTCGTGACGCCCCGGGCCCGCGAGGCGTGGATCCGCTACGCCCCGCGGACCGTGGAGTTGCGGAGCGAAGAGACCCGGAAGATCCGCCTCCAACCCGAGGAGGGGTGGATCCTCTCGGGCCAGCTCGTGGATGCCGAGGGACGGCCCCTCGAGGGCGCGAACCTCTCGGCCTCGCGGTGGGTCGAGCGCGGAGCGCCAGCGGAGGCGGATTCCTCGGGACGCCTCCGGAGTGACTCCGTCCAGGGACTCTCCGGGCCGGAAGGGAGGTTCACGCTGGCCAACCTGCCCGAGGGCCCCTGTACCCTGCGGGTCGAGCTGCCCGGGTACGTGCTCGATGCCCGCGCTTCGAGCGGCCTGGACGAGCGCGCCGCCTCCCGCGATGAGGCGGTGGTGTCTCCAGGGGGTCCGGACGTGCGGCTCGTGCTCCGGTCGCGGGGACGGCTCCTGGGGCGCGTGGTACGCGAGGACGGTGGGCCCATCACCTCGTTCCGGATCAACAACGAGACCGTGAGTCATCCCGAGGGCAGGTTCTCCCTGCCCCTGGGTTACGCCAGGACGTGGATCATCGAGGCGCTGGGGTTCTCTCCGGTCCGCCGGAGGGGGTCCGCGCCGAGGGGCGAGGATCTCGACCTGGGCGACGTGGTGCTGGTGGAGGACCGGACGGTGCGCGGGCGGGTGTTGGAGGCCGGGACGTCGGCGCCCGTCGCCGGAGCCTGGGTCGAGGTGGGCCACAGCAGGGCGCGCTCGTCGGGTGGAAGGATGGATCCCTCCACGTACACGCTGCCGGATGGGAGCTTCACCGTGGAGGGCGTGAAGGCCGGGAAGAGGTCCGTCCGCGTGAGCCATCCGGACTGGCCGCCGGCGCGGGTGCTGCTCGCGGAGGAGCAGGGGGAGGTGACGGTGGTGCTCGAGCCCGGGGCCACGCTGGAGGGGCGGGTCGAGTCGGCGGGTGCTCCGGTGCGCTCGGGCGTCGTGCGGCTCCGCTCGGAGGAGGGAGAGGTGCTCACCACCCTGGGCTTCGGAGAGGGGCGGTACTCGCTGCGGTCCATCGCCGCGGGCCGCTATCTGGTCCAGGTGGAGGGGCAGTCCGAGCAGGGCCCGGCGCTGCTGTTCCCGGTGCGGGAGGTGACGCTCTCCCGGGGAGACAGGGTGACGCTGGACTTCATCGAGCAGAGCGAGGGCGCGCTCCTGGAGGTGCTCGTGCCGGAGCGGAACCTCGAGGTGCATCTGATTCCGGGAGACCTGCCGATCATGGGCCCCAAGGACGGTCTGTACTCGAAGCTCCGGAGTGGCCTCATGGGGAAGACGGTGCGCGAGGGAGTCCAGCGCTTCCCCCGGTTGCCCGCGGGCCGCTACACGCTCTTCGCCATGCGGCGCAGCGAGGACTCCACCGAGGTCCACCGGGAGGAGCTGGAGCTGCCCGCCTCGGGCGAGGTCACCTTCACGCTTCTGCCTCAGTGGATCCTGTACGACGATTGAACATTCCTGGAGCCGCCCATGAACCTGTTGTCCTCCGTCTGCCTCGCTGTGTTGCTCGCATTTTCTCCCGCCGTCCAGGCCGCACCCCCGAAGAAGGCGGCGAAACCGGAACCGGCCAAAATGGTGCGCGTGGTGCTCCAGACGGAGAAGGGCGAGCTCGAGCTGGAGCTCGACGAGGCCCATGCGCCCCAGACGGTGCGCAACTTCCTCGTCTACGTGGACGGAGGCTTCTTCGACGGCGGGGTCTTCCACCGCACGGTGAAGCCCGACAACCAGCCGAACAGCAAGGTGAAGATCGAGGTCATCCAGGGTGGCATCAACCCCGCCCGCGAGTCCGAGCAGCGCCCGCCGATCGCGCTGGAGCGCACGAGCGTGACGGGCCTCAAGCACAAGGACGGCACGCTCTCCATGGCGCGTGACACGCCGGACACGGCGGTGTCGGACTTCTTCATCTGCATCGGCGATCAGCCCGAGCTGGACTTCGGTGGCAAGCGCAACCCGGATGGCCAGGGCTTCGCCGCCTTTGGCCGGGTGGTGAAGGGCATGGACGTGGTCCGGGCCATCCAGCAGGCGCCCGCGGAAGGGCAGAAGCTCACCCCGCCGGTGAAGATTCAGCGCGCGACGCGCAAGCCGTAGGAGCGTGACCCTCTGGCTCTGGCGGTCCTCGGGAGCGGCCCGGTAAGTCCTACCGGCTTCGGGGCGGGTGGTGCGCACCGCCGCGAGATAACCCCTTGGAATGACAGGTCTCTGCCCCGGAGACCCTGCTGGCACGCGGGATGCTCTAGCTCCTGCACGAGAAGTCAGCGGGGCAGGGCGGTGGGGGTGGTCGGGGTCGGTGGGGTGGTGGGGTGGGGCGGGTAGGACGGGCGGCGGGTTGGGGTCGGTGGGGTGGTGGGGTTGGGCGGGTAGGACGGTTGGGGTTGGGTGGGGCTGAGACAGGAAGGGCAGTACGGGGGCAGGGACGTCTTCGGGGGCAGTGGGGGCAGGGAAAAGCACGTCGGGGAGGAGCTGCCGTGGGGGCGCTCCTCCCCGATTCTTTTTCGAGACTCATGCAACCCGCTACGGGCGGAAGCGAAGCACTTCGATGCCCTTGTCCGTCCTGACGGCGAAGCGGCCCCCGGCGGGATCCATCGCGAGCGGTGGCTGCGGCGGGCGGCCGCGGAGGATGCTGCCGGACCGCGTCCCCGTGACGATCCCGGGCCAGCTCTCCAGGAGGCGGCTGGTGGTGAGCTCGACGAGCTTGGGGTGCTCGTAGAATCCCACCGCCGCGTTTCCCACCACCATGAAGGTCCCCAGGGCCTCCGTCACGGGCACCATGGACAGGAAGCGCCGCTCGGTGAGCGAGTACACCCCGAGGCCCACGTCGTCCCCCTCGCCCATCCACTTCATTCCAGAGGGCAGCGAGTCCTCGTCGAGGCCGGAACACGTCATGACGAGCGTATCTCCCGCCCCGAAGGCCGCCTCGTGGATCTCCAGGAACGAGTCGTTCGACACGAAGGATGAAGGCTGGTCCAACGACCCGGGCTGCTCGAGCGCCCGGGCCACGTCGTAGACATACGCCGCGTCCACGGGCTGCCAGATCCACCCCGCGCTGAGCAGGTAGCGCCCATCGCGGCTGAACTGGAGCCGGGAGTGGAAGACGTCAGGGGAATCGCTGTCCCGCCGGGTGAGCCGCTCCCCGGTCTCGGCGTCCTCTATCTCCAGGCGGCAATACTCCTCGGGACAGTGGGCCAGGAGCGTGCGGCCATTGGGCAGGGTATGCAGGGCGATGGGATAGGCGTAGTCATCCGCGTGGTAGTAGCTGCGGTTGAGCTCGCGCACCTGCTTGCCGTCCCGCAGCAGGATCGCCTTGGTGCCGAGATTCTCGTAGATGGCGGCGTACCGGCCGTCCTGGGACGACACCGCGGAGTCGAAGCGGTAGCCATACCGGATGGACGCATCGGTGAGGGTTCCATCCAGCCCGTAGCGGATGCCCCCGGACACCCAATCGATGAGCGCGTCGCCACTCCAGCAAAGAGATTCGGGAGAGGAGGGCGCCGTGGGAATGACGAGATGTTCAGCTTTCATGGAGCCGGGACGAAGGGAGGCCGGGGAACCTGACATGCGGTGCTTCCCGCGCTCAAGGCCTCCCCTCGCCGGAGGCCGCGTAAGTCTTACCGGCTTCGGGCCCGGTGCCGCGCACGGCCTCGAGATAACCTCTTGGAATGACACGCACCTGCCCCGGAGACCGTGCTGGCACGCGGGATGCTCTAGCTCCTGCACGAGAAGTCAGCGGGGCAGGACGGTGGGGTGGTCGGGGGCGGTGGGGTGTGGCGGGGGCGGGGTAGGACGGGCGGGTCGGTCGGGGTTGGACGGGCGGGTGGGTCGGGGTTGGGCGGGACGGTTGGGGTGGGGTGGGGCTGAGAGTCAGTACGGGGGCAGGGAAGTCTTCGGGGCAGTGGGGGACGGGAAAGCACTTCGGGGAGGAGCTGCCGTGGGGGCGGCTCCTCCCCGATTCTTTTTCGGGAGACGCGCGGCCCACACAGTACAAAGGGGAATGCCTCTCAAGGACCCCACACGCCTGGGCCGCCTGATGGCCTGTGTCGTGGTTCTCGTCGCCCTTGGCGAGCCGGTGGCTCGGGCCGGCTCCATGGACACTGTTCGATGCGTTTGGCGCGAAGGGACTCGAGCTGATCCGGGTTCCGGGGAGGAAGGCGTTCCGGATCGAGTTCCGCTCGGGCGCCTTTCCTGTCACCTACACCCGTCTGGCCCTGCTCGATCTCGAAAAAGACTTCCTTTACGAGCTGTCCAACGTGTCCGTGAGCCAGGAGGACGAGCCCGCGCTGCTGGAGCGGAACGCCCGGTGCCATGTCGTCTGCGGAGAGGACGGCACCTGCGAGGCCGTGGACTTCGCGCGGGTGCTCGAGTCCGAGGGGAACGCGGGTGTCGAGACCGTCCCCGCGGAGGGAGTCCTTGTCCGTCCTCACCAGCCGCCGTAGGGGACGGTGAGGGCCTCCAGGTAATGCCCCGAGGGATCCTGGAAGTAGACCCCTCGGCCTCCGTCGTGGGTGTTGATCTCCCCGGGGTGCTGGCCGCGCGGGTCGGCCCAGTGCTGGATTCCGCGGGCTCGAATCTTGGAGATCAGTGAATCGAACACGTCCTCCGACACGAGGAAGGCGTAGTGCTGGCCGGGGAAGTCGTTGCTGCTTTCGATGTAGTCGAGCGACGCCCCATCCGACAGCTTGACCACCAGGAAGTGCCCGAGGGGTTGTGGCTCGGGGAGCCCGAGGAGCTCGGCGAGAAAGCTCGCGGAACGCACCTTGTCCTTCGCGGCGACGATCGTGTGATTGAAACGAACGGTCATGGATGGGTCCTCCAGGGCTGGCCGGCATGCTACTGGACTTCACCGCCGAGGCCCTGGCCCACGGCGTGCCTGGGTGTACCTGCGACATATGCGCGACATGGCGAGGGTGTGCTGCCCTCCGTTGGGCTGTTCAGAACTGAGTGGCTTGCCGCGCCCTTTCCTGCCTATACGCCGTTGCGGTTGACCACGGCGCATCAAGGTTTGAAGACAGTCGCCTGTGCCCGGCCCTCTTGCTCAACGCTCGACCCGATGGGCGTCGTTCTTTTGCGGTATTGGTTTGGCGTCATACCGGCGCGTTGCACGAACATCTGCCGGAAGTACGCGATGTCGCTGTAGCCGACCAGCTGAGCGATCTCCGCCACCGTCTTGTGTGTTTCGACCAGCATGGTCGCTGCGGCGTCGAAGCGGATCTTCTGGACGAAGGCCCGAGGCGTCCCCTCTCCGGCCGCATGGAACCGCCGTAGCAAGGTCTGGTGGCTGACACCCAGCCATGCCGCCAGTTCTCCGATCTGAAAGTCGCGTGTGAACCGCTCCTGCATCCACAGCTTGGCTTCCGCGACCAGCGGATCAGTCGCGACCTCGCACAGCGGTTCCTGGAATTTGGCTGGCTCCCGAAGGATCAGGTGGCGCGCGACGGAGATGCCGAACGCGGCGGCGATCATATGGAAAACCAGTCGCGCATTGGCGACATCGGGACCACATGTCATCAAATGGCCAGCACTGACCACGGGGTTGAAGCTGTCGATGGCGACGGCAGGAAACATGTGCCTGAAGCTGGTGACGAGCCGGGGATGGACCGCTGCGCTGTGACCATTCAGCAAACCCGCTGCGGCCAGATGACAAACGCTTGCACCGCAGGCGCCGATCAACCTTCCGCCCCTATGCTGCTCCCTCAGCCAGCGATGAAGGGGAGCAGCTTTCTTGAGCAGGTCTCCCAGCCGGTCGAGATCGGCGATCTGGAAGGACGGCAGATAGATCAGCCGCACGTCTCCCAGCCTGCCAAGCGGCATATCTGGTTCCAGGCTACGTCCGCCTGCCAGCGACAGCTTGCCACCCTGCGCGGCAACCAGCGCGAGGCGGGTCTGCATCTGTGCGTAATCGCCCAAAGGCGGATTGGCGGAAAAGGATTCACCCAGCCGGCTGTGCGCGTCGACCA
The sequence above is drawn from the Archangium gephyra genome and encodes:
- a CDS encoding TIGR02265 family protein produces the protein MSDGQTSPGAESGLGTELELKRRLSLATPVDTVRGMSFHTTLDVLRLDLGVEAMERCLESLKEKSYKSFFTYPVSEYLRLQYSAAWLLSEKHGGFDNAVRRIASGIAPGFLGSVVGKAFMLLTKEGPRQLLNNMPVAYRAASSFGEAIVHWTGPRSGVLTTKRDFLLYMNHEGGLMGLFRTLGIQNGRVSGRQIGPLDNEVTFSWD
- a CDS encoding MSCRAMM family protein — encoded protein: MRRGWAIGVGAGVLVLLLWLVWRPGTSPEPTSPAPGPSRRPQAETRATPRLWSNVTPSEPRGTLSIQGRVVGPWGPVSGAVIVALAPAPREWPDLPLQRGRREGPPSPCELLEDALPLLDLAAELRGTQEPRARATTDAQGNFRLEGLDGGAFALWAESGEGIGLRAEVAAGSTDVEVRLGPGRTFSGTVYDEQGGPVAGALVTTLQRDAGRFVETFTNDEGRFLLGPLPWGRYDVLFSKEGRVPVRLTPGPLVRVTLPAPRRLSGQVVDARGAVPGVTVQAEGGTRVAPAVTDVKGRFQLEGLCPGRYVLTASHAERHARLEVSAEVQGERESIVLLLRNRLRLSGRVLGTSGQPIENAEVLVFSETPRWSDEVRTDARGGFLFERLVPGTYTVVVLAERHERLEVPPRQLLESRELPPLTLKEREVRPRAQAQEGASLEVEWVDVTGQPVSQALVQLHRGGPSGETATTGRDGRAVFQGLSPGRYVVTPRAREAWIRYAPRTVELRSEETRKIRLQPEEGWILSGQLVDAEGRPLEGANLSASRWVERGAPAEADSSGRLRSDSVQGLSGPEGRFTLANLPEGPCTLRVELPGYVLDARASSGLDERAASRDEAVVSPGGPDVRLVLRSRGRLLGRVVREDGGPITSFRINNETVSHPEGRFSLPLGYARTWIIEALGFSPVRRRGSAPRGEDLDLGDVVLVEDRTVRGRVLEAGTSAPVAGAWVEVGHSRARSSGGRMDPSTYTLPDGSFTVEGVKAGKRSVRVSHPDWPPARVLLAEEQGEVTVVLEPGATLEGRVESAGAPVRSGVVRLRSEEGEVLTTLGFGEGRYSLRSIAAGRYLVQVEGQSEQGPALLFPVREVTLSRGDRVTLDFIEQSEGALLEVLVPERNLEVHLIPGDLPIMGPKDGLYSKLRSGLMGKTVREGVQRFPRLPAGRYTLFAMRRSEDSTEVHREELELPASGEVTFTLLPQWILYDD
- a CDS encoding GlxA family transcriptional regulator, with product MTTVAIVASPETFIASLGAMVDAHSRLGESFSANPPLGDYAQMQTRLALVAAQGGKLSLAGGRSLEPDMPLGRLGDVRLIYLPSFQIADLDRLGDLLKKAAPLHRWLREQHRGGRLIGACGASVCHLAAAGLLNGHSAAVHPRLVTSFRHMFPAVAIDSFNPVVSAGHLMTCGPDVANARLVFHMIAAAFGISVARHLILREPAKFQEPLCEVATDPLVAEAKLWMQERFTRDFQIGELAAWLGVSHQTLLRRFHAAGEGTPRAFVQKIRFDAAATMLVETHKTVAEIAQLVGYSDIAYFRQMFVQRAGMTPNQYRKRTTPIGSSVEQEGRAQATVFKP
- a CDS encoding peptidylprolyl isomerase, giving the protein MNLLSSVCLAVLLAFSPAVQAAPPKKAAKPEPAKMVRVVLQTEKGELELELDEAHAPQTVRNFLVYVDGGFFDGGVFHRTVKPDNQPNSKVKIEVIQGGINPARESEQRPPIALERTSVTGLKHKDGTLSMARDTPDTAVSDFFICIGDQPELDFGGKRNPDGQGFAAFGRVVKGMDVVRAIQQAPAEGQKLTPPVKIQRATRKP
- a CDS encoding prenyltransferase/squalene oxidase repeat-containing protein, whose translation is MQASLEHEDARESAVTEALARAVRFLEKARTADGRWLDFRFRFVVGDRDVISSQWVTAYAGEALARAGAGPATLEPARDWLMSHSHPGGGWGFSLATPADADSTANVVRFLSHWRGAPEWDAALGEACAQLLRYWDEPGRGFRTYRPAERPSLNGWASYPGSSWCDIHLCVTALAAEALHAAGDPRHRPVLEACARLLRDSQSPEGFWEAYWWHGRTYTTTHAARLLFLLGDTGPVTRAAHWLRGAQQPGGGWGNGTGSEAAAFHTALALPVLLLDGGRARHGAALDAGLRWLLRAQQPDGSWAHVPIMRMPRPEVHAPWEDPEGCLLLPVLTDRNRLFTTATVVSALVDFLAASRSGSRGNP
- a CDS encoding VOC family protein → MTVRFNHTIVAAKDKVRSASFLAELLGLPEPQPLGHFLVVKLSDGASLDYIESSNDFPGQHYAFLVSEDVFDSLISKIRARGIQHWADPRGQHPGEINTHDGGRGVYFQDPSGHYLEALTVPYGGW